From one Candidatus Hydrogenedentota bacterium genomic stretch:
- a CDS encoding response regulator produces the protein MLSSDYLVVFWNECMSFWTGIRARDILGRPITHYFPHLGEARYRSRIETVFQGGPPTVFSSQLHKHLFPAELAGGKMRVQQTTVMAVPVGDGPEATAEAWHALITVEDVTELTRRVQDYRTMHQTALEEMERRKLLEEDKARMEEHVRHMQKLESLGVLASGIAHDFNNLLAVIVGNSDIIAAEVGGRQLIGHCNMEIQKAAQRASDLVAQMLAYSGGGTFVADAVDLSLLIEGMQYLLRSSVSKKARLEYALATELPEVAGDAAQLQQVVMNLVTNASDALGEDNGDIRIETGLVDADEAYLASLYLDEHLAPGRYVYLEVKDTGSGLDEAALDKIFDPFFTTKFAGRGLGLAAVMGIVRAHKGGVRVLSIPGQGTAFRIHLPLMNPTVVAESVLDDADRLVEDSDGATRILLADDEEMVRVLGQLILEQHGYVVLTASDGDEAIAAFREHCDTLSLVLLDMTMPRKNGYEVAAAIRAIRRDTPIVLCSGYADVEARTRYADLQMDGFLKKPYRMNELIQVVQRVLMQFPF, from the coding sequence GTGCTGAGTAGCGACTACCTGGTGGTTTTCTGGAACGAGTGCATGTCCTTCTGGACCGGTATCCGCGCGCGGGACATCCTCGGTCGCCCCATTACCCACTATTTTCCCCACCTGGGCGAGGCCCGCTACCGGAGCCGCATCGAAACCGTGTTTCAGGGCGGGCCACCGACGGTCTTTTCCTCCCAGTTGCACAAGCACCTCTTTCCCGCCGAGCTGGCCGGCGGAAAGATGCGGGTCCAGCAGACCACCGTCATGGCTGTTCCGGTTGGCGACGGTCCCGAGGCGACCGCCGAGGCCTGGCACGCCCTCATCACCGTGGAGGATGTCACCGAGCTGACCCGGCGCGTGCAGGATTACCGAACCATGCACCAGACCGCCCTTGAAGAAATGGAGCGGCGCAAGCTTCTGGAGGAAGACAAGGCGCGGATGGAGGAGCACGTGCGGCACATGCAGAAGCTGGAGAGCCTGGGGGTTCTCGCCAGCGGTATCGCCCACGACTTCAACAATCTGCTCGCCGTCATCGTGGGCAATTCCGATATTATCGCCGCGGAAGTGGGGGGCAGGCAGCTCATCGGCCACTGCAACATGGAAATCCAGAAAGCGGCCCAGCGCGCCTCCGATCTGGTCGCGCAGATGCTGGCCTACTCCGGCGGCGGCACCTTTGTCGCCGACGCGGTCGATCTTTCCCTCCTCATAGAGGGCATGCAGTATCTGCTGCGCTCGTCGGTGTCGAAGAAAGCAAGACTGGAGTACGCCCTGGCGACCGAACTGCCCGAAGTGGCGGGAGACGCCGCCCAGTTGCAGCAGGTCGTCATGAACCTGGTTACCAACGCCTCGGACGCCCTGGGCGAAGACAATGGGGATATCCGCATTGAGACGGGCCTGGTGGACGCCGACGAGGCCTACCTCGCTTCGCTCTACCTCGATGAACATCTTGCCCCCGGGCGCTACGTCTACCTCGAAGTGAAAGACACCGGATCCGGACTGGATGAAGCGGCGCTGGACAAAATATTCGACCCCTTCTTCACCACCAAATTCGCCGGTCGCGGGCTGGGCCTCGCCGCCGTAATGGGGATCGTGCGCGCCCACAAGGGCGGGGTGCGCGTGCTCAGCATCCCCGGCCAGGGTACCGCCTTCCGCATTCATCTGCCGCTCATGAATCCCACGGTCGTGGCGGAGAGCGTGCTGGATGACGCGGACCGCCTCGTGGAGGACAGCGACGGCGCCACCCGAATTCTTCTGGCCGACGATGAAGAAATGGTCCGGGTGCTGGGACAGCTTATTCTGGAGCAGCACGGCTATGTGGTGCTCACCGCATCCGACGGGGACGAAGCCATCGCCGCATTTCGGGAGCATTGCGACACCCTCTCGCTCGTGTTGCTGGACATGACGATGCCCCGTAAAAACGGCTATGAAGTCGCGGCCGCCATTCGCGCCATTCGCCGGGATACGCCCATCGTGCTGTGCAGCGGCTATGCGGACGTGGAGGCGCGGACGCGCTATGCGGATCTCCAGATGGACGGGTTCTTGAAGAAGCCCTATCGCATGAATGAGCTGATTCAAGTAGTCCAGCGGGTTTTGATGCAATTTCCCTTCTAG
- a CDS encoding chemotaxis protein CheC: MKLSDKQIDALTEVLNVGMGRGAGVLKTMLQSHVSLQASPVRIQALDAYLDQLRGSGPDHLSAVQLGYQGAFSGKAQLLFSTASASKLVTVLTREALDSDDFDLIQAGTLSEVGNIVINGVLGTISGMLGQHFVYSVPTYLEEKAESLLCTPDRGKGYTVMLARTRFTLEGHQIEGDLLLLFEVGALDSLLEALGALMPHE, from the coding sequence ATGAAGCTGAGTGACAAGCAGATCGATGCCCTCACCGAGGTGCTGAACGTCGGCATGGGCCGGGGAGCCGGGGTGCTCAAGACCATGCTCCAGTCCCACGTTTCCCTGCAGGCGTCACCCGTGCGGATCCAGGCGCTGGACGCCTATCTGGATCAGCTTCGGGGCTCGGGCCCCGATCACCTTTCCGCCGTGCAATTGGGTTATCAGGGCGCCTTTTCCGGCAAGGCGCAGTTGCTGTTTTCCACCGCAAGCGCGTCAAAACTGGTGACCGTCTTGACCCGGGAGGCGCTGGATTCGGACGATTTCGATCTGATCCAGGCGGGAACGCTCAGTGAAGTCGGAAACATTGTCATCAATGGCGTTCTGGGCACCATCAGCGGCATGCTGGGCCAGCACTTCGTCTATTCCGTGCCCACGTACCTGGAAGAGAAAGCCGAAAGCCTGCTCTGCACCCCGGATCGGGGCAAGGGCTACACAGTGATGCTGGCGCGCACCCGTTTTACACTTGAAGGTCATCAGATCGAAGGGGATTTACTGTTGCTGTTTGAAGTTGGAGCGCTCGATTCGTTGCTGGAGGCGCTGGGAGCCCTGATGCCTCATGAGTGA
- a CDS encoding PA0069 family radical SAM protein, giving the protein MDDETIPGRGTWWNTENRFEERSLVYECDDQPAGPTRVPTVFREDSSKSILCQNDSPDVGFDFSINPYRGCEHGCVYCYARPTHEYMGYSAGLDFETQIFYKPRAAALLEDALAKKSWKPDVIALSGVTDPYQPIEREKRLTRGCLEVLWKYRNPTVIVTKNRLVTRDIDILATMAEQGCAGVLLSLTTLDLRLNRILEPRSSSPQQRLDAIQSLRAAGVPVGVLVAPVIPGLTDHEIPALLSAAYDAGARHAGYVMLRLPHAVAPLFDAWLEQYYPDRKEKVLGRLRSMRGGALYQSAFGERMRGTGFHADQVAHLFNLLHKRLGFKDGPMPLRTDGFRPAGGEQLALF; this is encoded by the coding sequence ATTGATGATGAAACCATCCCCGGGCGCGGAACCTGGTGGAATACGGAGAATCGCTTCGAGGAACGAAGCCTCGTGTATGAGTGCGACGACCAACCGGCCGGGCCGACGCGGGTCCCTACGGTTTTCCGCGAGGACAGTTCCAAAAGCATCCTCTGCCAGAACGACAGCCCGGATGTTGGCTTCGATTTCAGCATCAACCCCTATCGGGGCTGTGAGCACGGCTGTGTGTATTGCTATGCGCGCCCGACCCATGAATACATGGGCTACTCGGCCGGCCTGGATTTTGAGACCCAGATTTTTTACAAGCCCCGCGCGGCGGCCCTCCTGGAAGATGCCCTGGCGAAGAAGTCCTGGAAACCCGATGTTATCGCCCTCAGCGGTGTGACGGATCCCTACCAGCCTATCGAGCGTGAGAAACGGCTGACCCGGGGCTGTCTGGAGGTACTCTGGAAGTACCGCAATCCGACGGTCATCGTGACAAAGAACCGCCTGGTGACGCGGGATATCGATATTCTCGCCACCATGGCGGAGCAGGGCTGCGCCGGGGTGCTCCTTTCCCTCACCACCCTCGATCTGCGGCTCAACCGCATTCTGGAGCCCCGGAGTTCTTCCCCCCAGCAACGCCTGGACGCCATTCAGTCGCTACGCGCGGCGGGGGTGCCGGTCGGCGTCCTGGTGGCGCCGGTGATTCCCGGGCTGACCGACCACGAGATTCCCGCGTTGCTTTCAGCCGCATATGACGCGGGCGCCCGCCATGCGGGGTATGTGATGCTGCGCCTGCCCCACGCGGTCGCACCGCTCTTTGATGCGTGGCTGGAACAATACTATCCCGACCGCAAAGAGAAAGTACTGGGACGGCTCCGTTCGATGCGCGGGGGAGCCCTGTATCAATCCGCTTTCGGCGAGCGCATGCGGGGCACGGGATTTCACGCCGATCAGGTGGCCCATCTATTTAACCTGCTCCACAAGCGCCTGGGCTTCAAAGATGGCCCCATGCCCCTTCGGACTGACGGGTTTCGACCCGCTGGCGGCGAGCAGCTCGCCCTGTTTTGA
- a CDS encoding dienelactone hydrolase family protein, giving the protein MKMRICTLAVIGTGLYSLFAVAESPESPGPYPVGVTTIQMQDPSRMDPTLKAPRPLLVEIWYPAAESARAGTPAKFTDFFMGGKDIQMNTILTIAFRFNITEIDKHFKTLAVRDGEIADGKFPLLIFSHGNGGMRSQSTFWCDHMASHGYIVVAPDHTRNACATSFEGKVIPYDNEGRPQAALDRPKDVSFLIDQLGQLNGDAKSHFFGKVDLENIGVAGHSFGGFTAMAAVAQDPRIDAIAPMAGVVPESISASPRPLLLFIATEDDTIGEKGNAGARAYFEATTAPKYLVEFKDGGHYTFSDMDQINPKWGDGAGSGTRITNGQPLEYFSMRRAHTLTNGYSVAFFDKFLKGDSDGDEYLNANQLEDSIIHKANHGG; this is encoded by the coding sequence ATGAAAATGCGCATTTGCACACTTGCCGTCATCGGCACCGGACTGTATAGCCTGTTTGCGGTTGCGGAGAGCCCCGAATCGCCCGGCCCTTATCCCGTTGGCGTCACGACGATTCAGATGCAGGATCCGTCCCGCATGGATCCGACACTCAAGGCCCCCCGACCGCTGCTGGTGGAAATCTGGTATCCGGCGGCCGAATCGGCCCGTGCCGGCACCCCCGCAAAGTTCACGGATTTCTTCATGGGCGGAAAGGACATACAGATGAACACCATCTTGACGATTGCCTTCCGCTTCAATATCACGGAAATCGACAAACATTTTAAGACCCTGGCGGTGCGGGATGGCGAGATCGCGGACGGCAAGTTCCCCCTGCTGATCTTTTCCCACGGCAACGGCGGCATGCGCTCCCAGAGCACCTTCTGGTGCGACCACATGGCGAGTCACGGCTACATCGTTGTCGCACCCGATCATACGCGCAACGCCTGTGCGACATCCTTCGAGGGCAAGGTGATCCCCTATGACAACGAAGGACGGCCCCAGGCGGCGCTGGATCGCCCGAAAGACGTGAGCTTTCTGATTGACCAGCTCGGCCAACTGAACGGTGACGCCAAGTCTCATTTTTTCGGAAAGGTGGATCTCGAGAACATCGGCGTTGCCGGACACTCCTTCGGCGGGTTCACCGCGATGGCCGCGGTCGCCCAGGACCCGCGCATCGACGCCATCGCCCCGATGGCCGGCGTGGTGCCCGAATCCATCTCGGCCTCCCCCCGTCCCCTGCTCCTTTTCATCGCCACGGAAGACGACACGATCGGGGAGAAAGGCAACGCCGGCGCCCGGGCCTATTTCGAGGCAACCACCGCGCCGAAGTACCTTGTCGAATTCAAGGATGGCGGACACTACACCTTTTCCGATATGGACCAGATCAATCCGAAGTGGGGCGACGGCGCCGGATCGGGAACGCGCATCACCAATGGCCAGCCGCTGGAGTACTTCTCCATGCGGCGGGCCCACACCCTCACGAATGGCTATAGTGTGGCCTTTTTCGATAAATTCCTGAAGGGCGATAGTGACGGGGATGAATACCTGAACGCGAACCAACTCGAGGATTCCATCATCCACAAGGCCAATCACGGCGGCTGA
- a CDS encoding response regulator encodes MDNEMALVLDLLGGCVLCIDPLGTISYLSDEHSPPLFGLRTATPGKTLPDLVPEGWLAPLESLLATTLRTRTKQSLQISPSRGEDERGVTASAAPLRDQIVIVLRADAPPPAAAITGVDNSEALVPASVARAMAIAAEQASEAKSRFLANMSHEIRTPMNGIIGMLEMLRETPLTGEQEEFADIMWTSAEALMVIINDILDFSKMEAGRLDLEYIDFDLRTCVESAVELMSFRAIEKGLNLAVVVSPELPRTVSGDPGRIRQVLLNLLNNAIKFTHAGEVAVHLDLEAQTESGYTLRFTVSDTGIGIPEDMVEYLFQPFTQADASTTRTFGGTGLGLSICRQLVIAMHGAIQAKNGPNGGARFTFTVQVRDARKDEDTSEPAVARAPASVRILIVDDNRANRIMFQGLLRRWGYQTAEAGSGQAALEALNAALHEGNPFHIALIDFHMPEMDGAALGKRIRANSAFNPLALVMIPSAPQRGDAQRLRSAGFDGYLPKPMKRDELIGCIEALLRRAATGRDHHDGLVTKYTIAETMRNAGSILVVEDNPVNQKVARRMLDRLGLRCEIATNGAAALSLLGQRSFDLILMDINLPDMSGMELTGQIRAWEGEVMHVPIVAMTADAMAGTRERCLEAGMDDYLSLPARLADLKSIVATHLPIAKAQMALLNEASTSTEPTGRESAVPPR; translated from the coding sequence ATGGATAACGAGATGGCGCTCGTGCTGGATCTCCTGGGCGGGTGTGTCCTTTGCATTGATCCGCTTGGAACCATTAGCTATCTCAGCGACGAACATTCCCCTCCCCTCTTCGGACTTCGAACCGCTACGCCGGGGAAAACCTTGCCTGATCTCGTTCCCGAGGGATGGCTGGCGCCGCTGGAGTCGCTGCTCGCGACCACCCTGCGGACGAGAACGAAGCAGAGCCTGCAAATTTCTCCATCCCGCGGGGAAGACGAGCGAGGCGTCACAGCCTCCGCGGCGCCGCTGCGCGACCAGATCGTCATTGTCCTGCGGGCGGACGCCCCTCCCCCGGCGGCGGCCATCACGGGTGTGGACAATAGCGAGGCCCTCGTCCCGGCATCCGTGGCCCGCGCCATGGCCATCGCGGCGGAGCAGGCCAGCGAGGCCAAGAGCAGGTTTCTGGCCAATATGAGCCATGAGATTCGAACGCCCATGAACGGGATTATCGGTATGCTCGAAATGCTCCGCGAGACTCCGCTGACCGGGGAGCAGGAGGAGTTTGCCGACATCATGTGGACCTCCGCCGAGGCACTGATGGTGATCATCAACGACATTCTCGATTTTTCCAAAATGGAAGCCGGTCGACTCGACCTCGAGTACATCGATTTCGATCTGCGGACCTGCGTCGAGAGTGCCGTGGAACTCATGAGTTTCCGCGCGATTGAGAAGGGGCTCAATCTGGCCGTGGTCGTAAGCCCCGAGCTGCCCCGCACCGTCAGTGGAGATCCGGGACGGATCCGCCAGGTCCTCTTGAACCTCCTGAACAACGCGATCAAGTTCACCCACGCCGGGGAAGTGGCCGTTCATCTCGATCTGGAAGCACAGACCGAATCGGGCTATACCCTGCGTTTTACCGTGAGCGACACGGGCATCGGAATTCCCGAGGACATGGTCGAATACCTGTTTCAACCCTTCACGCAGGCGGATGCGTCCACGACGCGCACCTTTGGCGGTACCGGACTGGGTCTCTCCATCTGCCGGCAGCTCGTCATCGCCATGCACGGCGCCATTCAGGCAAAGAATGGCCCGAATGGCGGCGCCCGTTTCACCTTTACCGTCCAGGTCCGCGATGCACGCAAGGACGAGGACACGTCCGAACCGGCTGTCGCACGGGCCCCGGCGTCGGTCCGGATTCTTATTGTCGACGACAACCGGGCCAATCGGATTATGTTTCAGGGGCTGTTGCGGCGCTGGGGGTACCAGACCGCCGAGGCGGGATCGGGCCAGGCGGCGCTTGAAGCGCTGAACGCGGCGTTGCATGAAGGAAATCCTTTCCATATCGCCCTCATCGATTTCCACATGCCCGAGATGGACGGCGCCGCGCTTGGAAAGCGGATACGCGCCAATTCCGCGTTCAACCCGCTGGCCCTTGTCATGATTCCCTCCGCCCCGCAGCGGGGAGACGCCCAGCGGCTCCGCAGCGCGGGGTTTGACGGTTACCTGCCCAAGCCCATGAAGCGGGACGAGCTCATCGGATGTATTGAGGCCCTGCTCCGCCGTGCCGCGACCGGTCGCGATCACCACGACGGCCTGGTGACGAAGTACACCATTGCCGAGACCATGCGTAACGCGGGAAGTATTCTCGTGGTGGAAGACAACCCGGTGAACCAGAAGGTGGCGCGCCGCATGCTTGATCGTTTGGGTCTGCGTTGCGAAATAGCGACAAACGGTGCGGCGGCCCTCTCTCTTCTGGGCCAGCGATCTTTCGACCTCATTCTGATGGACATCAATCTTCCCGACATGAGCGGCATGGAACTGACCGGACAGATTCGGGCCTGGGAAGGCGAGGTGATGCATGTCCCCATCGTCGCCATGACCGCCGACGCTATGGCGGGCACGCGGGAACGCTGCCTGGAAGCCGGTATGGACGACTATCTTTCCCTTCCGGCAAGACTGGCGGATTTGAAGTCGATTGTGGCAACCCACTTGCCCATCGCGAAGGCCCAAATGGCGCTCTTGAATGAAGCTTCCACCTCAACCGAACCAACCGGCCGGGAATCCGCGGTCCCCCCTCGCTGA
- the pepN gene encoding aminopeptidase N has product MMRHAGLACSLIFWLVDVAFLAPSALCAPVRSDLDDLTREMAEFRRGQIKSVSYAFDLALRERSETFEGTARLQVQLHDADAALSIDLKAHALHSVLVNGKAVQNLVERNGSFDIPPEHLSLEPLEIVVNYTGDYSRSGEGLCHFTDPVDDKEYLYTNLEPYGAHLVVPCFDQPDIKATFSLTLEAPAAWVVIGNMQEASRSSSGTVQKVTFRPTPPLSTYLFFLGAGDYQVWRDTHDGLPLALYARASLAQHFDPERLFAETKAGLDYFNAFFQYPYPFDKYDHIFAPELNPGAMENAGAVTMNEHMIFRGAVKAENYRDRNNTLLHEMAHMWFGDLVTMAWWNDLWLNESFATFSAFLAQDTMTKDPAIWQDFYGMKGWAYYQDQLSTTHPIEAEVPSARMAMDNFDGITYAKGASALKQLWFRVGADAYQQGVAAYFKAFAWRNATRAQFMDAIAQASGTDLGDWTEAWLKTEGLAQMVMDITCDDDRIQRLSIRQTAVNATRLSPHRTQAALFYLNASGKLERREVLAVDYAEALTDVPDLVGKPCPDFIDPNFGDMDYGLFFLDPRSYDTIMNHLSALEEPFQRRMVWGTLYAMVRHEKLRASDFMALILANLPTEHDLGVLEYLLGGRVINETLFNFLAPEHRPDFATRLVGILMEGRDKAPGDSDSWLLWHDALVSLASTRESIDVLRPLLEGNTLDQPRRWNIVSKLAQLGAPDAEALLEAELVRDPTDQGHRAAFGIRGAIPTAEAKRAQWERLADSGLSLSLQRAGSGSFHSALYPELSEPYVDKWFEAVRTTDWETEQHRIGVWFDNLFPPVYTPEFLERSRRELAAANLPPRAHRAWQESNDQIERVIAIRAYDRRSPDTQ; this is encoded by the coding sequence ATGATGAGACACGCCGGCCTTGCCTGCAGCCTGATATTTTGGCTTGTGGACGTTGCTTTTCTCGCGCCGTCGGCCCTGTGCGCTCCCGTGCGCTCGGATTTGGACGACCTTACGCGGGAGATGGCCGAATTTCGCCGCGGCCAGATTAAGTCGGTCTCCTATGCCTTCGACCTTGCACTACGGGAACGCTCGGAGACCTTTGAGGGTACGGCCCGACTGCAGGTGCAACTTCATGACGCGGACGCGGCGCTCAGTATTGACTTGAAGGCCCATGCGCTGCATAGCGTGTTGGTCAACGGAAAGGCGGTTCAGAATCTGGTCGAACGGAACGGTAGTTTCGACATTCCGCCCGAACACCTTTCGCTGGAGCCCTTGGAAATTGTGGTCAACTACACCGGCGACTATTCGAGGTCCGGCGAGGGCTTGTGCCATTTCACCGATCCTGTCGATGATAAAGAGTATCTCTACACCAATCTGGAACCGTATGGCGCCCATCTGGTGGTTCCCTGTTTCGATCAACCCGATATCAAGGCCACGTTTTCCCTGACCTTGGAGGCCCCGGCGGCTTGGGTGGTGATCGGCAACATGCAGGAGGCGTCTCGATCATCGTCCGGGACCGTTCAGAAGGTGACCTTCAGACCCACGCCGCCCCTGAGCACGTACCTGTTCTTCCTGGGCGCGGGCGACTACCAGGTCTGGCGCGACACCCACGATGGCCTGCCCCTGGCCCTCTATGCGCGCGCGTCCCTGGCGCAGCACTTCGATCCGGAACGGCTCTTCGCCGAAACCAAGGCGGGCCTGGACTACTTCAATGCGTTTTTCCAGTATCCCTATCCGTTCGACAAGTACGACCACATTTTTGCGCCCGAGCTGAATCCCGGAGCCATGGAAAATGCCGGCGCGGTCACGATGAACGAGCACATGATCTTTCGCGGGGCCGTGAAAGCGGAGAACTACCGCGATCGCAACAACACGCTGCTCCACGAAATGGCCCACATGTGGTTTGGCGATCTCGTCACCATGGCCTGGTGGAACGACCTCTGGCTGAACGAGAGCTTCGCGACGTTTTCGGCCTTTCTCGCCCAGGACACGATGACGAAGGATCCCGCGATCTGGCAGGATTTCTACGGCATGAAAGGCTGGGCCTACTATCAGGACCAGCTTAGCACGACCCATCCGATTGAGGCCGAGGTTCCCTCCGCACGGATGGCGATGGACAATTTCGATGGCATTACCTATGCCAAAGGCGCTTCCGCCTTGAAGCAGCTCTGGTTTAGAGTGGGCGCCGATGCCTATCAGCAGGGTGTGGCGGCCTATTTCAAGGCCTTTGCCTGGCGAAACGCCACCCGCGCGCAATTCATGGACGCCATCGCCCAGGCCTCCGGCACCGACCTCGGCGATTGGACCGAGGCCTGGCTCAAGACGGAAGGGCTGGCGCAGATGGTGATGGACATCACATGTGACGACGATAGGATCCAGCGGCTGTCCATCCGCCAGACGGCGGTGAACGCGACCCGGCTCTCGCCGCACAGAACGCAGGCGGCCCTCTTCTATCTGAACGCCTCGGGCAAACTGGAACGGCGCGAAGTGCTTGCTGTGGACTATGCAGAAGCCCTGACCGATGTGCCCGATCTGGTTGGAAAGCCCTGTCCCGATTTCATCGACCCGAATTTCGGCGATATGGACTACGGCCTCTTTTTTCTGGATCCCCGTTCCTATGACACGATCATGAATCATCTTTCCGCGCTGGAGGAACCGTTCCAGCGCAGGATGGTCTGGGGCACGCTGTACGCCATGGTGCGACATGAGAAACTTCGGGCTTCGGACTTCATGGCGCTGATTCTTGCCAACCTCCCCACCGAACACGATCTGGGTGTCCTGGAGTACCTCCTCGGCGGACGTGTTATCAACGAGACCCTGTTTAACTTTCTCGCCCCGGAGCACCGCCCCGATTTCGCAACGCGACTCGTGGGAATTCTGATGGAAGGGCGCGACAAGGCCCCGGGCGACTCCGATAGCTGGTTACTCTGGCACGACGCCCTGGTGAGCCTGGCCTCCACCAGGGAATCCATCGACGTTCTTCGCCCCCTGCTCGAAGGCAATACGCTGGACCAGCCCCGGCGGTGGAACATTGTGAGCAAGCTCGCTCAGTTGGGCGCCCCGGATGCGGAGGCCCTGCTGGAGGCGGAGCTCGTGCGCGACCCCACCGATCAAGGCCATCGCGCCGCCTTTGGCATTCGCGGCGCCATCCCGACGGCGGAGGCCAAGCGGGCCCAGTGGGAGCGTCTCGCCGACTCCGGGCTTTCCCTCAGCCTGCAGCGCGCGGGGTCGGGTTCGTTCCACAGTGCGCTCTACCCCGAGCTTTCCGAGCCTTACGTGGACAAATGGTTTGAGGCCGTTCGCACAACCGATTGGGAAACCGAGCAGCATCGAATTGGCGTGTGGTTCGACAATCTCTTTCCGCCGGTCTATACCCCCGAGTTCCTCGAACGCAGCCGGAGAGAACTCGCCGCCGCCAATCTGCCACCGCGCGCCCACCGCGCCTGGCAGGAATCCAACGACCAGATCGAGCGCGTGATCGCCATTCGCGCCTATGATCGCAGGAGCCCCGACACCCAATGA
- a CDS encoding prolyl oligopeptidase family serine peptidase, whose translation MAHPLTRKDDTPMLQFIASLLMLAAPPVGDIPYETITFVSSHDQTEQPARFYPSPVDGPQPLLVQLHTWSSDINSFNPDDWVTAARSHDWHVVVPHFRGANKNPEACASPAARQDILDTVAAAKARADVDPSRIYLCGVSGGGHMALVMAAHAPDTWTAVSAWVGISDLAAWHDETKAAGRNYWEDVVASAGGAPGSNAATDAQLKLRSPLYHLAAAAGLPLDINTGIHDGHTGSVPIHHGLDAFNVIAETLGLPLVSQSRINALSQEWTPAATPVVDPNYERAIHLREEAGPARVTVFEGGHDWLPDSACRWLAGHAKHKE comes from the coding sequence ATGGCGCATCCACTTACCAGGAAGGACGACACGCCCATGCTCCAGTTCATCGCCTCGCTGCTCATGCTCGCCGCGCCCCCCGTGGGAGACATTCCCTACGAGACGATCACCTTTGTCAGCTCCCACGACCAGACGGAGCAGCCCGCGCGCTTTTATCCATCACCGGTGGATGGCCCCCAGCCCTTGCTGGTGCAACTCCACACCTGGAGTTCGGACATCAATTCATTTAATCCCGACGACTGGGTGACTGCGGCCCGGTCACACGACTGGCACGTGGTGGTCCCCCACTTTCGCGGAGCGAATAAGAATCCCGAGGCCTGCGCATCGCCCGCGGCGCGACAGGATATCCTCGATACGGTCGCGGCCGCGAAGGCGCGCGCAGACGTTGACCCATCGCGCATTTACCTCTGCGGCGTATCGGGCGGCGGTCACATGGCCCTGGTGATGGCGGCCCATGCGCCCGATACCTGGACTGCGGTCTCGGCCTGGGTCGGCATCAGCGATCTGGCGGCCTGGCATGATGAAACGAAGGCCGCAGGCCGGAATTACTGGGAAGATGTGGTGGCCTCGGCGGGGGGCGCTCCCGGCAGCAACGCGGCAACGGACGCCCAGCTCAAGCTCCGATCTCCCCTTTACCACCTGGCTGCTGCGGCGGGTCTGCCCCTGGACATCAACACGGGCATCCACGACGGCCATACGGGATCCGTGCCAATCCACCACGGCTTGGATGCCTTCAATGTCATCGCCGAAACGCTCGGCCTGCCGCTTGTTTCTCAATCCCGTATCAACGCGCTCTCTCAGGAGTGGACTCCGGCCGCGACGCCCGTGGTGGACCCGAACTACGAACGGGCAATCCATCTTCGCGAGGAGGCCGGCCCGGCCCGGGTCACAGTGTTTGAAGGCGGACACGACTGGTTACCCGATTCCGCTTGCCGTTGGCTCGCCGGACACGCGAAGCACAAGGAATGA